A genomic region of Mycobacterium sp. Aquia_213 contains the following coding sequences:
- a CDS encoding SDR family NAD(P)-dependent oxidoreductase yields the protein MSNRQRLVVVTGGGGGIGAAIAESIGRTGAFVVTLDPLVSVDGSQQLPQPEQTTAGRIVAAGGAARASAVSVTDGPGIRALFGELAEEFGGLDAVVNVAGISRPTGFAKGSDDDWLSVLSVHLDGYRNVLAAALPLMAAAGRGHILGVTSGSGWRSADGGAYGCAKRAVASLTWQLGRHAPEGVVINAISPIAATRMVAAALGGTLPTSGAATGGLSLGSMPAPEHLGPLGAHLVADTFTSCRGKVLFAGGSEVAVIEEPRLLEVVRSDGVPSLAHVIEAAITLALAPAEARQVSGGGSNARFGSVFDERPPDEPPIAAVRSCAVAADRPEVAKAVSGALEARGVLCQLIDSPAALAGVDAVVVALAGGHAATGGGWESILSEHDDIVQQIHADARWTRAVAELAATADRPIRLVTITEATTAGGRSRAQASAQLARAGRKATADLVLPFAVSAESDDVPAELVAHLVCSPEAVGLAGAELMTSAGRFGLRSHPRPIGSISFGGPALPQWFDATLQEVVQPR from the coding sequence GTGAGCAATCGGCAACGCCTGGTCGTCGTCACCGGCGGCGGCGGCGGCATCGGCGCCGCCATCGCCGAATCAATCGGCCGCACAGGTGCTTTCGTCGTCACTCTCGATCCACTGGTCTCGGTCGACGGCTCCCAACAACTCCCCCAACCCGAACAGACAACCGCCGGTCGCATCGTTGCAGCAGGGGGGGCGGCAAGGGCGTCGGCGGTGTCGGTCACCGATGGACCGGGAATTCGCGCGTTGTTCGGCGAACTCGCCGAGGAGTTCGGTGGCCTCGACGCCGTCGTCAACGTCGCAGGTATCAGTCGTCCCACCGGCTTCGCCAAGGGCAGCGACGACGACTGGCTCAGCGTCCTTTCGGTGCACCTAGACGGCTACCGCAACGTGCTCGCCGCGGCACTGCCACTGATGGCAGCGGCGGGGCGCGGCCACATCCTCGGTGTCACCTCCGGATCGGGGTGGCGATCGGCGGACGGCGGGGCCTACGGCTGCGCCAAGCGCGCCGTCGCCTCACTCACCTGGCAGCTGGGTCGGCACGCCCCTGAGGGCGTGGTCATCAACGCCATCTCGCCGATCGCCGCTACTCGCATGGTGGCCGCCGCGCTGGGCGGCACACTGCCGACCAGCGGCGCGGCTACCGGCGGACTGTCCCTGGGCTCGATGCCCGCGCCCGAGCACCTCGGTCCGCTCGGCGCCCACCTGGTCGCCGACACCTTCACGTCATGCCGTGGAAAGGTGCTCTTTGCGGGCGGGTCCGAAGTCGCGGTGATCGAGGAGCCCCGACTGCTTGAGGTGGTGCGCAGCGACGGCGTGCCCTCCCTGGCGCACGTCATCGAGGCCGCGATCACCCTCGCGCTGGCCCCGGCCGAGGCCCGCCAGGTCAGCGGGGGCGGCAGCAATGCCCGATTCGGATCGGTCTTCGACGAGCGACCCCCCGACGAGCCCCCGATCGCCGCGGTGCGCTCGTGTGCTGTCGCCGCCGACCGACCTGAGGTGGCCAAGGCGGTGTCGGGTGCGCTTGAGGCGCGCGGCGTGCTGTGTCAGCTGATCGACTCGCCCGCGGCGCTGGCCGGCGTCGATGCGGTCGTCGTCGCCCTTGCGGGCGGGCACGCGGCGACAGGTGGCGGCTGGGAGAGCATCCTCTCCGAACACGACGACATCGTGCAGCAGATCCACGCCGATGCCCGGTGGACGCGTGCCGTCGCCGAACTCGCCGCGACCGCGGACCGCCCGATCCGCCTGGTGACCATCACCGAGGCCACCACGGCAGGCGGCCGCAGCCGCGCCCAGGCCTCAGCGCAGCTCGCGCGAGCCGGACGCAAGGCCACCGCCGATCTGGTCCTGCCCTTCGCCGTCAGCGCGGAGTCCGACGACGTCCCCGCCGAGCTGGTCGCGCACCTGGTGTGCAGCCCGGAGGCTGTCGGTCTCGCCGGAGCCGAATTGATGACGAGCGCAGGGCGATTCGGGCTGCGCAGCCACCCGCGGCCCATCGGCAGCATCAGCTTCGGCGGCCCCGCGTTGCCCCAATGGTTCGACGCAACGCTGCAAGAGGTGGTTCAGCCGCGATGA
- a CDS encoding flavin-containing monooxygenase has product MAFDPEVVHAKYLAERDKRLVPGRTAIRDLTHDESIAGYRADPFTPYLEREPVTDDPDVVIVGGGIAGLLAGAHLRKAGIARIRIVDAAGGVGGTWYWNRYPGVMCDVESYQYLPMLEELDYIPTRRYAYGEEIRQHLQAVADRFELVSDALFHTGVTRATWDDNAGRWTVHTDRGDELSCRYYVLAVGILNLMKLPVIPGMDGFAGRAFHTARWDYGYTGGGPGEALTGLGDKAVALIGTGASGLQALPPLAEAARHVYVFQRTPSAIGVRGNRPTDPSFAQGLAPGWQKARMDNFQSIMLGRPVDSDLTDDGWTHHYAAVQNPPRIKGASIEEFMRNAEELDFAIMEEHRRRVDELVTDPDVAAALKPYYRYLCKRPCFHDEYFGAFNRPNVTLIDCPAGIEHITERGPVVGGQQYDVDCIVYGTGFEAELTPLQRRVGHDIVGRGGTTLAQKWADGAASLFGMMSRGFPNMFVMPAPGQQSVVTVNYTQIAVLGAEVIAGVVALLEKQGVAVFDVSAEAEADWIRQIVDTYVDPSAVMSACTPSRINNEGDPGGLRPRDSNFGRGFGDYFAYRELLEGWLASGELSGLDLA; this is encoded by the coding sequence ATGGCCTTTGACCCCGAAGTTGTGCATGCCAAGTACCTCGCAGAGCGCGACAAGCGCCTGGTCCCCGGGCGCACAGCAATCCGCGATCTGACCCACGACGAGTCCATCGCCGGGTACCGCGCCGACCCGTTCACCCCTTACCTCGAGCGTGAGCCCGTCACCGACGACCCCGACGTGGTGATCGTCGGAGGCGGCATCGCCGGGCTGCTCGCAGGAGCCCATCTCCGCAAGGCCGGTATCGCGCGCATCAGGATCGTCGATGCGGCCGGCGGCGTCGGCGGCACCTGGTACTGGAACCGCTACCCGGGCGTGATGTGCGACGTCGAGTCCTATCAGTACCTTCCGATGCTCGAGGAACTCGACTACATCCCCACCCGGCGCTACGCCTACGGCGAGGAGATCCGCCAGCACCTGCAGGCCGTCGCAGACCGCTTCGAACTGGTGTCTGACGCCCTGTTCCACACCGGCGTCACCCGGGCCACGTGGGACGACAACGCCGGCAGGTGGACGGTCCACACCGACCGGGGTGACGAACTCTCCTGCCGCTATTACGTGCTCGCCGTGGGGATTCTCAATCTCATGAAACTCCCGGTTATCCCGGGCATGGACGGCTTCGCGGGTCGCGCATTTCACACGGCGCGGTGGGACTACGGCTACACCGGCGGCGGCCCTGGCGAGGCGCTCACCGGCCTCGGCGACAAGGCCGTCGCCCTGATCGGAACCGGAGCCAGCGGGCTGCAGGCCCTTCCGCCGCTCGCCGAGGCAGCCAGACACGTCTATGTCTTCCAGCGCACGCCCTCGGCGATCGGGGTTCGGGGAAACCGCCCCACCGATCCATCCTTCGCGCAGGGGTTGGCGCCGGGTTGGCAGAAGGCGCGGATGGATAATTTCCAGTCGATCATGCTGGGCCGGCCGGTCGATTCCGACCTCACCGACGACGGGTGGACGCATCACTATGCGGCGGTGCAGAACCCGCCGCGGATAAAGGGCGCCAGCATCGAGGAGTTTATGCGCAACGCCGAGGAGCTCGACTTCGCCATCATGGAGGAACATCGGCGCCGGGTCGACGAGTTGGTCACCGACCCCGACGTGGCGGCCGCGCTCAAGCCGTACTACCGCTACCTCTGTAAGCGGCCGTGCTTTCACGACGAGTACTTCGGCGCGTTCAACCGCCCCAACGTCACGCTCATCGACTGCCCCGCAGGCATCGAGCACATCACCGAGCGCGGGCCGGTCGTCGGTGGGCAGCAGTACGACGTCGACTGCATCGTCTACGGCACCGGATTCGAAGCCGAGCTCACCCCACTGCAACGCCGCGTCGGCCACGACATCGTCGGCCGGGGCGGCACCACACTCGCGCAGAAGTGGGCCGACGGCGCCGCCAGCCTGTTCGGCATGATGAGCCGCGGCTTCCCCAACATGTTCGTGATGCCCGCCCCGGGGCAACAATCGGTCGTCACCGTCAACTACACGCAGATCGCCGTGCTGGGCGCAGAGGTTATTGCCGGCGTGGTGGCCTTGCTCGAGAAGCAGGGCGTTGCGGTATTCGACGTGAGCGCCGAGGCCGAGGCTGACTGGATCCGGCAGATCGTCGACACCTACGTCGACCCCAGCGCCGTCATGTCGGCCTGCACGCCGTCCCGTATCAACAACGAGGGCGATCCGGGCGGGTTAAGGCCCCGCGACAGCAACTTCGGTCGGGGCTTCGGCGACTACTTCGCCTACCGTGAGCTGCTTGAGGGATGGCTTGCGTCGGGCGAACTCTCGGGGCTGGATCTGGCGTGA
- a CDS encoding SDR family oxidoreductase yields MRNAIITGGSGGIGKACGRELAERGYEVVLCARGEAALSAAAAEIGARYVVADAADPASFAAVTAGLDRVDLIVHAAGVLGGTYARKQSFAQWRTTMAANLDSCFVLTQAALPLMAPGSRFVFISSSAAHEPMPSRTAYSASKAGMNAFARALALEVDRDGIAVHVVTPGPVQTEMLQDVPFEMYAIGVADVANAVAWLDTVDPSVDLPEIRLSAVTRGPWARPPVVPIEVHRRAVSS; encoded by the coding sequence GTGCGAAACGCGATCATCACCGGCGGAAGCGGCGGCATCGGCAAAGCGTGCGGCCGCGAGCTTGCCGAGCGAGGCTACGAGGTCGTGCTGTGTGCACGCGGCGAGGCGGCGTTGAGCGCCGCTGCCGCCGAAATCGGCGCACGATACGTCGTCGCTGACGCTGCCGACCCGGCTAGCTTTGCCGCAGTGACTGCAGGTTTGGATCGGGTCGACCTGATCGTGCACGCCGCCGGCGTGCTCGGCGGCACGTACGCGCGCAAGCAATCCTTCGCCCAATGGCGCACGACGATGGCGGCCAATCTCGACTCATGTTTCGTCCTCACCCAGGCCGCACTGCCCCTGATGGCGCCCGGATCGCGCTTCGTGTTCATCTCATCGTCAGCCGCGCACGAACCGATGCCGTCGCGCACCGCGTATTCCGCCTCGAAGGCCGGCATGAATGCGTTCGCCCGGGCGTTGGCGCTCGAGGTGGATCGAGACGGCATCGCGGTACACGTGGTGACGCCGGGGCCGGTGCAAACCGAGATGCTCCAAGATGTTCCGTTCGAGATGTACGCCATCGGCGTGGCCGATGTGGCGAACGCGGTGGCGTGGCTCGACACCGTCGACCCATCTGTCGACCTACCCGAGATTCGGCTCAGCGCCGTCACCCGGGGACCTTGGGCCAGACCGCCCGTCGTGCCGATCGAAGTTCACCGGCGCGCCGTGTCGAGCTGA
- a CDS encoding acyl-ACP desaturase, whose translation MLRQLTDPEILRELEPIAAAHLNRHLSVAVEWHPHDYVPWDRGRNFAELGGVDWAPEQSQLSEVAKAAMITNLLTEDNLPSYHRQAAQNFSLDGAWGTWVGRWTAEENKHAIAIRDYLVVTRGVDPVALEQARMEHVANGFGATAEEEAQHKTDFLLSIAYVTFQELATRISHRNTGKACNDAIADRMLRRIAADENLHMIFYRNMCGAALDLAPDQAVEAVADVIENFRMPGQGMPNFRRNGVLMAKHGIYDPRQHLDDVVTPNLRKWRIFKRDDFTSRGEQRREQLAAYLEGLQRQVIKFEEQRDRLLARQARKEERRAV comes from the coding sequence ATGTTGAGACAGTTGACCGATCCGGAGATACTGCGCGAGCTGGAGCCGATCGCAGCAGCCCATCTCAATCGACATTTATCAGTGGCCGTCGAGTGGCATCCACATGACTATGTGCCCTGGGATCGCGGCCGTAATTTCGCGGAGCTGGGTGGCGTGGATTGGGCGCCGGAGCAGTCGCAGCTAAGCGAGGTCGCGAAGGCGGCAATGATCACCAACCTCCTCACCGAGGACAACCTGCCGTCGTATCACCGCCAGGCGGCTCAGAATTTCTCCCTTGATGGCGCTTGGGGAACGTGGGTGGGCCGTTGGACGGCCGAGGAAAACAAGCATGCGATCGCGATCCGGGACTATCTCGTCGTCACTCGTGGCGTTGACCCGGTGGCACTGGAGCAGGCGCGCATGGAGCATGTGGCAAACGGGTTCGGAGCCACCGCCGAGGAAGAGGCGCAACACAAGACCGACTTTCTCCTGTCGATCGCTTACGTCACGTTCCAAGAACTTGCCACCCGCATCAGTCACCGCAATACGGGTAAGGCGTGCAACGACGCGATCGCAGACCGGATGCTGCGACGTATCGCCGCCGACGAGAATCTACACATGATTTTCTATCGGAACATGTGCGGCGCGGCGCTTGATCTCGCACCCGATCAGGCCGTTGAGGCGGTTGCCGATGTTATCGAGAACTTCCGGATGCCCGGACAGGGTATGCCCAATTTCCGCCGCAACGGCGTGCTGATGGCCAAACACGGCATCTATGACCCACGCCAGCATCTTGACGACGTCGTGACACCGAACCTACGCAAATGGCGAATCTTCAAACGTGACGACTTCACGTCCCGAGGTGAACAACGCCGTGAGCAACTCGCGGCCTACCTGGAAGGCCTTCAACGCCAAGTAATCAAGTTCGAGGAACAACGCGACCGCCTACTCGCCCGTCAAGCCCGTAAGGAGGAACGCCGAGCCGTTTGA
- a CDS encoding TetR/AcrR family transcriptional regulator gives MEPAPAGSHREQKRERTKAAIFEAAVGLFESHGYHETTIADIAAAAGIAPRTFFSYYASKDELVFDEAEKRIGAAYKAIADRRSDDSAAEVLLRSLTDLLEAGHDFGGKHSELRARLVQTVPAIRGRALQLQVDAQREIARLLHDAYSDELDQITTGALVGAFVGAVNGAVQAMYDTGVPADPETRSAVLRRAVEASLPAWATRPRSGAS, from the coding sequence ATGGAGCCTGCACCGGCCGGTTCGCATCGAGAGCAAAAGCGCGAGCGCACCAAGGCAGCAATCTTCGAGGCCGCCGTGGGTCTGTTCGAGTCGCACGGTTACCACGAAACGACCATCGCCGATATCGCCGCCGCCGCTGGCATCGCCCCGCGCACCTTCTTCAGCTACTACGCCAGCAAGGACGAACTGGTCTTTGACGAGGCCGAAAAGCGGATCGGCGCGGCGTACAAAGCGATCGCCGATCGCCGATCCGATGACAGTGCCGCAGAGGTGCTGCTGCGGTCTCTCACCGATCTCCTCGAGGCAGGTCACGACTTTGGGGGTAAGCACAGCGAGCTGCGGGCTCGGCTCGTCCAAACCGTCCCGGCCATCCGCGGGCGCGCCCTACAGCTTCAAGTCGACGCCCAACGCGAGATTGCCCGACTACTACACGATGCGTACTCCGACGAGCTGGACCAGATCACCACCGGCGCGTTGGTCGGCGCCTTCGTCGGCGCGGTCAACGGTGCCGTGCAAGCGATGTATGACACCGGGGTTCCGGCCGACCCCGAAACCCGGTCGGCCGTGTTGCGGCGAGCCGTCGAGGCCTCATTGCCCGCGTGGGCTACCCGCCCACGCTCGGGCGCGTCCTAG
- a CDS encoding acetyl-CoA synthetase gives MATNSPRSLCLIGASQHTVRGGGAPEPLDSWAARGREAAAAAGANDVLAHIDSLQVVYCQTWPYDDPVGRLATVLGASPRHRVYSGIGGTTPQLLVNQTAEAMLRGELDLALIVGGEALATLRTAKKNGERLPWSYRESSPFPWTPPHPAETAHQVLQAWETFPLWDTARRARLGASLTEDAAEAATVMAAMSRVAADNPHAWRPIALDAATVGTPTSDNRYVGWPYTKHEVAVMDVDMSAALLLATGEKADELGVSEDRRLYLTGWAYAEDPESIAERADMSRSAAMAVTGRHALSMAGVGLDSIDVFDLYSCFPSSVRLGADALGLALDDPRGLTVTGGLPYAGGPGSAYQLHAIASAFDRLRQRPGHALITGVGMHLAKHVAAVWSSTSGPTEPPDPAVLQSEVDAAQPRKPLLTTWTGPGDVLAYTVAHGRDGSPQSGLVVLDTAVGRALARVHEPELLTDAESHELVGTTVMVSTDGTRNEARW, from the coding sequence ATGGCCACGAACTCGCCGCGCTCACTCTGTCTGATCGGCGCCTCGCAGCATACGGTCCGCGGTGGCGGTGCGCCCGAACCGTTGGACAGCTGGGCCGCCCGCGGGCGGGAAGCCGCCGCGGCGGCGGGCGCCAATGACGTTCTGGCGCATATCGATTCCCTTCAGGTGGTGTACTGCCAGACGTGGCCCTACGACGATCCGGTGGGTCGGCTCGCGACTGTACTGGGCGCCTCGCCGCGGCACCGGGTCTACTCCGGTATCGGTGGCACCACCCCGCAACTGCTGGTCAACCAGACCGCCGAGGCGATGCTACGCGGCGAGCTGGATCTGGCACTGATCGTCGGCGGCGAGGCGCTGGCAACGCTGCGTACGGCCAAGAAGAACGGGGAGCGGCTGCCGTGGAGCTACCGCGAGTCGTCACCGTTCCCGTGGACGCCGCCGCACCCCGCCGAGACGGCCCACCAGGTACTGCAGGCGTGGGAGACGTTTCCGCTGTGGGACACCGCCCGCCGGGCACGACTGGGCGCATCGCTGACGGAGGATGCTGCCGAGGCCGCCACCGTGATGGCGGCGATGAGCCGGGTCGCGGCCGACAATCCGCACGCGTGGCGACCTATCGCCCTGGATGCCGCAACCGTCGGGACACCCACATCGGACAATCGTTACGTCGGCTGGCCGTACACCAAACACGAGGTCGCGGTGATGGATGTCGATATGTCCGCCGCGCTGCTGCTGGCGACCGGCGAGAAGGCTGACGAGCTGGGCGTCAGCGAAGACCGGCGCCTCTACCTGACTGGTTGGGCCTACGCCGAGGATCCCGAGAGCATCGCTGAGCGGGCGGACATGTCCCGGTCGGCAGCGATGGCGGTCACGGGCAGGCATGCCCTGAGCATGGCGGGCGTCGGTCTGGACAGTATCGACGTCTTCGACTTGTACTCCTGTTTCCCCTCGTCGGTACGGCTTGGGGCCGATGCGCTCGGGCTCGCCCTCGACGATCCGCGTGGCCTGACCGTGACGGGCGGCTTGCCGTACGCGGGTGGACCGGGCAGCGCCTACCAATTGCACGCCATCGCCAGCGCTTTCGACCGATTGCGACAGCGGCCGGGACATGCGCTGATCACCGGCGTCGGAATGCACCTGGCTAAGCACGTGGCGGCCGTCTGGTCCTCGACATCGGGACCGACAGAGCCGCCGGACCCCGCCGTGCTGCAGTCCGAAGTCGACGCGGCGCAGCCGCGGAAGCCGCTCCTGACGACATGGACGGGGCCCGGCGACGTGCTGGCATACACCGTCGCGCATGGCAGGGACGGCTCGCCACAGAGCGGACTGGTTGTCCTCGATACCGCGGTCGGTCGCGCACTCGCTCGCGTGCACGAACCCGAATTGCTCACCGATGCCGAGTCCCACGAACTCGTCGGCACCACCGTCATGGTGAGCACCGACGGGACCCGCAACGAAGCGCGCTGGTGA
- a CDS encoding enoyl-CoA hydratase-related protein produces the protein MPVHYQLGARDSAEHVVLITLDRPEAKNSCDLEHFHQLAEAWKRFAADDGAWVAIFTGVERCFMSGADLKTYVPEITALAKQIKAGDVDSVNGYSLSDGTDAVLRGSKIYKPIIAAINGPCVAGGMEMLGGVDIRVASEHATFGVLEPARGLFAGGGTTVRLPRQIPYAQAMELLLCADRIDAQRAYGMGLLNAVVSEDALLDKAFEYAARITKNAPLAVQATKRSVLEGLKVDMREAYKIESRISQEIFATEDAKEGPRAFAEKRQPKWSGR, from the coding sequence GTGCCCGTCCACTACCAACTCGGGGCCCGCGACAGCGCCGAACACGTCGTACTCATTACCCTCGATCGGCCAGAGGCGAAGAACTCGTGTGATCTTGAGCATTTCCATCAGCTGGCGGAGGCGTGGAAGCGCTTTGCGGCCGACGATGGTGCATGGGTCGCGATCTTCACCGGCGTCGAACGTTGCTTCATGTCGGGGGCGGACCTGAAGACCTATGTTCCCGAGATCACCGCGCTGGCAAAGCAGATCAAGGCGGGTGACGTCGATTCGGTCAACGGTTACTCGCTGTCGGACGGCACCGACGCCGTGCTGCGCGGCAGCAAGATCTACAAGCCGATCATCGCCGCGATCAACGGGCCGTGCGTGGCGGGCGGCATGGAGATGCTCGGCGGCGTCGACATCCGGGTAGCCAGTGAGCACGCCACCTTCGGTGTGCTGGAGCCCGCCCGCGGCTTGTTCGCGGGTGGCGGAACCACGGTGCGGTTACCCCGCCAGATCCCGTACGCCCAGGCCATGGAGTTGCTGCTGTGTGCCGACCGCATCGATGCACAGCGGGCCTACGGGATGGGCCTGCTCAATGCGGTCGTGTCCGAGGATGCCCTGCTGGACAAGGCCTTCGAGTACGCCGCGCGCATTACCAAGAACGCGCCTCTCGCGGTCCAGGCCACCAAGCGCAGCGTGTTGGAAGGCCTGAAGGTGGACATGCGCGAGGCATACAAGATCGAGTCACGGATCTCCCAGGAGATCTTTGCGACCGAAGACGCCAAGGAGGGGCCGCGGGCATTCGCCGAGAAACGCCAACCGAAGTGGTCCGGGCGTTGA
- a CDS encoding AMP-binding protein, whose amino-acid sequence MTPGSRESVGDRAVPGPKGTLQNGPGAVAPQPNSALQRSDLTVAALVRARAEDDNVGLLYGEQSWTWRQVVAEAAVRAAWLRATLDPARPPHIGVLLPNVPEFVFQTLGAALVGACVVGVNPARRGAELARDIEHTECQFVLADAMYADLYADVVRVEDQPWAGYTGAPLPADDPAPSSPMFLLFTSGSTSAPKAAVRSQARFARDAATGVSRKDVLYCPMPLTHGNALTATLFPALGAGAKLVLRDKFSATAWLDDVRRYGVTFTSTVGRALSYVLSTPPSEHDRDHRLYVVLAPEASPRDTAAFSKRFGAAVISGYGSSEGAIVLLPCRKPGALGVAPAGADIVVLDEAGVECQTAQFDDGGRLTNGERAIGELVRRNAAGAFEGYWGNPEAEADRLRDGSFFSGDLAYRDPDGVFWFAGRVGDWLRVDSENFTAAPIERIIARYHAVTGTAVVGVPDPLAGDQVLAAVEMVPGHKFDPADFAEFLSTQADLGTKWAPRFVRITPQLPVVGNGKTDKKPLRREAWLCQDEVWWRPPRADGYRLMTSQDRADLHEEFVAHDRIAAYPQPMST is encoded by the coding sequence ATGACACCGGGATCTCGCGAATCCGTCGGTGACCGGGCGGTGCCCGGCCCAAAAGGGACGCTGCAAAACGGCCCTGGTGCGGTGGCGCCGCAACCCAATTCCGCTCTGCAACGGTCAGATTTGACGGTTGCCGCCCTGGTCCGGGCGCGCGCTGAGGACGACAATGTGGGTCTGCTCTACGGTGAGCAATCTTGGACCTGGCGTCAGGTCGTCGCGGAGGCGGCCGTACGGGCGGCGTGGCTGCGCGCGACGCTCGATCCGGCACGACCGCCCCATATCGGAGTGCTGCTGCCCAATGTGCCCGAGTTTGTGTTCCAGACCTTGGGTGCCGCGCTCGTCGGCGCATGCGTCGTCGGCGTGAACCCGGCCCGGCGCGGTGCCGAGCTGGCGCGCGATATCGAGCACACGGAATGTCAATTCGTCCTTGCGGACGCCATGTACGCCGATCTGTACGCCGACGTGGTCCGCGTTGAAGACCAACCGTGGGCCGGCTACACCGGTGCCCCCCTGCCGGCCGACGATCCTGCGCCATCGTCGCCGATGTTCTTGTTGTTCACCTCCGGATCGACATCGGCACCCAAGGCCGCGGTGCGCAGCCAGGCGCGTTTCGCCAGGGACGCGGCAACCGGGGTGAGCCGCAAGGACGTGCTGTACTGCCCGATGCCGCTGACCCACGGCAATGCGCTGACGGCGACGCTGTTTCCCGCGCTCGGTGCGGGCGCGAAACTTGTCCTGCGCGACAAGTTCTCGGCGACAGCGTGGCTCGACGATGTCCGCCGGTACGGGGTCACGTTCACCTCGACGGTCGGGCGAGCACTCAGCTATGTGCTTTCGACCCCGCCCAGCGAACATGACCGCGACCATCGGCTGTACGTCGTGCTCGCACCCGAGGCGTCGCCCCGCGACACCGCCGCCTTCAGCAAGCGATTCGGGGCCGCGGTGATAAGCGGGTATGGGTCAAGCGAAGGCGCCATCGTTCTGCTGCCATGTCGCAAGCCGGGCGCACTTGGCGTCGCCCCGGCCGGTGCCGACATCGTCGTCCTCGACGAGGCCGGGGTGGAATGCCAAACGGCGCAATTCGATGACGGTGGACGGCTGACCAATGGCGAGCGCGCAATCGGAGAACTGGTTCGGCGCAACGCGGCCGGGGCGTTCGAAGGCTACTGGGGCAACCCCGAAGCCGAGGCCGACCGGCTACGCGATGGATCGTTCTTCTCGGGGGATCTGGCCTACCGGGATCCAGACGGCGTCTTCTGGTTTGCCGGCCGCGTCGGTGACTGGCTGCGGGTCGACTCGGAGAATTTCACCGCCGCCCCCATTGAGCGGATCATCGCGCGCTACCACGCTGTCACCGGCACCGCTGTAGTCGGTGTGCCGGATCCGCTGGCCGGCGACCAGGTACTAGCCGCCGTCGAGATGGTTCCGGGCCACAAGTTTGACCCGGCTGACTTCGCCGAATTCCTTTCAACACAAGCCGATCTCGGTACCAAGTGGGCGCCCCGGTTCGTGCGGATCACCCCACAGCTGCCAGTGGTGGGCAATGGCAAAACCGACAAAAAGCCACTGCGACGCGAGGCGTGGCTGTGCCAAGACGAAGTCTGGTGGCGTCCTCCGCGCGCGGACGGATACCGTCTGATGACCTCGCAGGACCGTGCGGACCTCCACGAGGAGTTCGTGGCCCACGACCGCATCGCGGCTTACCCCCAGCCCATGTCGACCTAG